The Candidatus Tectomicrobia bacterium sequence CGCCCGCGGAAGAAGCCCGCGGTTTCCGAGTCTCCCGCCGCCGAATTGGAGGAGGAAACCCGCGCCGAGGAGGCGCCCGAGGCGGGGGGCGGGTCCTTCCTCGAGGAGATGGAGCGCGAGCCGGCCTCCCAGCCTCCCAGCGAGGACACCCTCGCCATCTACCTCCGCGAGATCGGCCAATACCCCATCCTGACCCGCGAGGAGGAGCACGAGCTCGCCGTCCGGGCCAAGGACGGGGACATGGAGGCCTTCAACCGGCTCGTCCGCTGCAACCTCCGCTACGTCGTGAGCGTCGCGAACCGCTACAAGGGCTTCGGCCTGTCGCTCGAGGACCTCATCAACGAGGGCAACATCGGCCTCATCCACGCGATCCGGCGCTTCGACCCGTACCGGGGCGTGAAGCTCATCACCTACGCCGTCTGGTGGATACGCCAGTCCATCATGCACGCGATCGCCGACCACACGGGCACGGTGCGCCTACCGATCAAGCAGGCGGGCCTCATCCACAAGATCGGGCAGACCTACCAGCGGCTCCGCCAGGAGATGGACCGCGAGCCCTCCTCGGAGGAGCTGGCCGAGGGCCTCAACATGAAGATGGACGACGTGGAGAACATCCTCCGCGTCCACCGCAACTACCTTTCGCTCGACACCCCCATCGCGGGGAGCGAGGAGACGAGCTACCTCGACCTGCTCGAGGCGAAGGATGTCCTCACCGCCGAGGACAACCTGGTGCAGC is a genomic window containing:
- a CDS encoding RNA polymerase sigma factor RpoD/SigA, yielding MAKKRTSSGIPKTKRPRKKPAVSESPAAELEEETRAEEAPEAGGGSFLEEMEREPASQPPSEDTLAIYLREIGQYPILTREEEHELAVRAKDGDMEAFNRLVRCNLRYVVSVANRYKGFGLSLEDLINEGNIGLIHAIRRFDPYRGVKLITYAVWWIRQSIMHAIADHTGTVRLPIKQAGLIHKIGQTYQRLRQEMDREPSSEELAEGLNMKMDDVENILRVHRNYLSLDTPIAGSEETSYLDLLEAKDVLTAEDNLVQHSLEEEIEDLLAGLDPREREIIRLRFGFDGDPMTLEEIGQRIGLSRERIRQIEKKIIRRFRARAKNKPLLDYLR